The following are from one region of the Populus trichocarpa isolate Nisqually-1 chromosome 8, P.trichocarpa_v4.1, whole genome shotgun sequence genome:
- the LOC127905646 gene encoding uncharacterized protein LOC127905646: protein MPRAKHVVNADYVGNDQEDIPIAQLRKEWRKKRVRTLSPQPMEAEVQDEVEFEGDYGLDVGKNQEQESHDRVSYTDSALDKIGQAMQTLADLLTEREKEKDKNASSTSHTVHGVKVPLSEFLKLAPPTFKGVDNSEEPQQFLDAVWRRCEAMGCTDHRAVTLASFRLEGEVAVNWYESKRGERAVSSPPMEWKEFSEMFLERFLPESVREARSYEFEKLVQGDLSVTEYEVEFTRLSRFAGYLVPTEERKIKRFVRGLNSYLFKAIGAHEFKTYSAIVDRARAIEARELEDELSVGSVKRPKVANQFSFQQRSDTGPSRGHGGRQGQLNQSRNFLSRSILRGNNRHSMSGAGPTQSRGTVQLTPQGSDGRPQCPSCGSRHYGTVCYRQTGACFGCGQTDHLLRDCPNKWWSKPGASPITSPTQTQSASHSVFQGGRGAGGRGQRGRGVGGRGFAPASQGQARVFAITQQDAQTSNIVVSESFVCSYPFG from the exons atgCCGAGAGCTAAACATGTAGTTAATGCCGATTATGTCGGTAATGATCAAGAGGACATTCCTATCGCTCAGCTTAGGAAGGAGTGGCGCAAAAAGAGGGTTAGAACCCTTTCGCCTCAACCAATGGAAGCAGAAGTTCAGGATGAGGTGGAGTTTGAGGGAGACTATGGTCTGGATGTTGGTAAGAATCAGGAGCAGGAATCCCATGATAGGGTGTCTTATACTGATAGTGCTTTGGATAAGATTGGACAAGCCATGCAGACCCTGGCTGACCTTTTAactgagagagagaaggagaaggatAAGAATGCATCTTCAACTTCCCATACTGTGCATGGGGTGAAAGTGCCATTGTCAGAGTTCCTTAAGCTGGCACCTCCTACATTTAAGGGTGTTGATAACTCTGAGGAACCACAACAGTTTTTAGATGCAGTATGGCGTAGGTGTGAGGCCATGGGTTGCACGGATCATCGTGCAGTGACTTTAGCATCTTTCAGGCTAGAAGGAGAGGTGGCTGTGAACTGGTATGAGTCCAAGAGGGGTGAAAGGGCAGTTAGTTCGCCACCGATGGAGTGGAAGGAATTTTCTGAGATGTTTTTGGAACGTTTTCTACCTGAAAGTGTGAGGGAAGCCAGATcatatgagtttgaaaagttggTTCAGGGTGACTTGAGTGTGACAGAGTATGAAGTGGAATTCACACGGTTGTCCAGATTTGCTGGGTATTTGGTACCGACTGAGGAGAGGAAGATTAAGAGGTTTGTTCGAGGTCTTAATAGCTACTTATTCAAAGCTATTGGGGCTCATGAGTTTAAGACGTACTCGGCCATAGTGGATCGTGCCCGAGCTATTGAGGCACGAGAGTTAGAGGATGAATTATCAGTGGGTTCGGTTAAGAGGCCCAAAGTGGCAAATCAGTTCTCTTTTCAGCAGCGGTCTGATACAGGTCCTAGCAGGGGACATGGGGGCCGGCAGGGCCAATTAAATCAGTCAAGGAATTTCTTGTCGAGGTCTATTCTCAGGGGAAACAATAGACATAGTATGAGTGGAGCTGGTCCGACTCAGAGCCGAGGTACTGTTCAGTTAACACCACAAGGTTCAGATGGGAGGCCTCAATGTCCGTCTTGTGGGTCTAGGCATTATGGCACAGTCTGTTATAGGCAGACAGGAGCTTGTTTCGGTTGCGGGCAGACTGATCACTTATTGAGGGATTGTCCGAACAAGTGGTGGTCCAAACCTGGTGCTTCACCGATTACATCTCCTACTCAGACTCAATCAGCTAGCCATTCTGTGTTTCAGGGTGGTCGTGGAGCTGGTGGGCGCGGCCAGCGGGGCCGTGGAGTAGGCGGTAGAGGTTTTGCGCCAGCAAGTCAGGGACAGGCACGAGTTTTTGCCATTACTCAGCAAGATGCCCAGACATCCAATATTGTTGTCTCAG AGTCCTTTGTGTGTAGCTATCCCTTCGGATGA